The following proteins are encoded in a genomic region of Ornithodoros turicata isolate Travis chromosome 6, ASM3712646v1, whole genome shotgun sequence:
- the LOC135398571 gene encoding uncharacterized protein LOC135398571 has product MKRTTASEEERLRQLLTAEVLGDRKPSQLLRRMQQLLGDRASSLDESILRELFLQRLPNMVRMILTTSSRVSLEALPEMADKMMDIAPPTVCAISPQPSAPSPSDFQELRDEVSRLSGLVASSLRFGQSRSPRHRSPRRGNFRRRTPSPLQQSTNPDECWYHQIFGDHARRCQPPCAKQGNWSVNN; this is encoded by the coding sequence ATGAAGAGAACGACAGCCTCTGAAGAGGAACGTCTGCGACAACTGCTCACAGCTGAGGTCCTCGGCGACAGGAAGCCTTCACAGCTGCTGCGTCGGATGCAGCAGTTGTTGGGCGATAGGGCCTCATCCTTGGACGAATCCATCCTGCGCGAATTATTCCTGCAGCGTCTTCCGAACATGGTTCGCATGATACTAACAACGTCGAGCAGAGTTTCGCTCGAGGCTTTACCTGAGATGGCGGATAAGATGATGGACATTGCGCCGCCAACTGTTTGTGCTATATCTCCACAACCCTCTGCACCGTCACCGTCGGACTTCCAGGAGCTGCGTGACGAAGTCAGCCGCCTTTCCGGCTTAGTTGCATCAAGCCTACGCTTCGGCCAATCGCGAAGCCCAAGACACCGCAGCCCTCGTCGCGGCAACTTCCGTCGTCGCACACCATCGCCTCTCCAACAGTCTACAAATCCCGATGAGTGCTGGTACCACCAAATTTTCGGAGACCATGCCCGCCGCTGCCAGCCTCCCTGCGCGAAACAGGGAAACTGGAGCGTCAACAACTGA